Proteins found in one Deinococcus radiotolerans genomic segment:
- a CDS encoding cytochrome c oxidase assembly protein — MSATPATLNPTLADLLSPSPDLLFLIPTLLVAAAYAWGSLRAHRDGRGQDWPAWKAALFTLGVLLLLITTQSRAATLTQSSMALYMTRLMVLAEVVPPLLILGLPRLRPDPRRGLGRVLNLLLDPWVALALWTAVIIYWNVPAGFNASVVSNTAATLLPGLYLLSSLLVWSVILRPLPTVQPADIGSRGWFGLLAALPMMGVASVWLYSPRVLYTPYVNALCLWNYTPLQNQQLSGWIMMLAGLPALALAFIQLFAWLIKLSETQGMPPARSTVETPDSEG; from the coding sequence ATGAGCGCCACGCCCGCCACGCTCAACCCCACCCTGGCCGACCTCCTGAGCCCCAGCCCCGACCTCCTCTTCCTGATCCCCACACTGCTCGTCGCCGCCGCGTACGCCTGGGGCTCCCTCCGCGCGCACCGTGATGGACGCGGCCAGGACTGGCCCGCCTGGAAAGCCGCCCTGTTCACCCTCGGCGTCCTCCTGCTGCTCATCACCACCCAGAGCCGCGCTGCGACCCTCACCCAGAGCAGCATGGCCCTCTACATGACCCGCCTCATGGTCCTCGCGGAAGTCGTCCCGCCCCTCCTCATCCTCGGCCTGCCCCGCCTGCGCCCCGACCCCCGGCGCGGCCTCGGGAGGGTCCTCAACCTCCTGCTCGACCCCTGGGTGGCCCTGGCCCTCTGGACCGCCGTCATCATCTACTGGAACGTCCCCGCCGGCTTCAACGCCAGCGTCGTCAGCAACACCGCCGCCACCCTCCTGCCGGGGCTGTACCTGCTGAGCAGCCTGCTCGTCTGGAGCGTCATCCTCCGCCCCCTCCCTACCGTGCAACCCGCCGACATCGGCTCACGCGGCTGGTTCGGCCTCCTCGCCGCCCTCCCCATGATGGGCGTCGCCAGCGTCTGGCTCTACAGCCCCCGCGTCCTCTACACTCCCTACGTCAACGCCCTGTGCCTCTGGAATTACACCCCCCTCCAGAACCAGCAGCTCAGCGGTTGGATCATGATGCTCGCCGGCCTCCCCGCGCTGGCCCTCGCGTTCATCCAGCTGTTTGCGTGGCTGATCAAACTGTCCGAAACGCAGGGCATGCCGCCCGCACGGTCCACGGTCGAGACGCCGGATTCAGAAGGTTGA
- a CDS encoding branched-chain amino acid aminotransferase: protein MSTQTARPPVDLDWNTLGFSYVRTDERYLSHWRDGAWDAGTLTLDNVLHISEGSTALHYGQQCFEGLKAYRAADGSINLFRPDQNAARMQASCRRLLMPEVSTEQFIEACRQVVQANERWLPPYGSGGALYLRPYVIGVGDNIGVRSAPEFLFGVFCIPVGAYFKGGLTPHNFMTSEYDRAAPHGTGAAKVGGNYAASLMPGAQAKDRHFADAIYLDPATHTKIEEVGAANFFAITKDGQTFITPKSPSILPSITKYSLLWLAEHRLGLNVVEGDVYIDRLDEYAEAGACGTAAVITPIGGIQHGDTFHVFHSETEVGPITRRLYDELVGIQSGDREAPEGWIVKV from the coding sequence ATGAGCACCCAGACTGCCCGCCCACCCGTGGATCTCGACTGGAACACGCTGGGATTCAGTTACGTCCGCACCGATGAGCGCTACCTGTCGCACTGGCGGGATGGCGCGTGGGACGCCGGGACGCTGACGCTGGACAACGTGCTGCACATCAGTGAAGGCAGTACGGCACTGCACTACGGTCAGCAGTGCTTCGAGGGCCTCAAGGCGTACCGCGCGGCGGACGGCAGCATCAACCTCTTCCGCCCGGATCAGAACGCGGCGCGCATGCAGGCCAGCTGCCGCCGCCTCCTCATGCCGGAGGTCAGCACGGAGCAGTTCATCGAGGCGTGCCGTCAGGTCGTGCAGGCCAACGAGCGCTGGCTGCCCCCCTACGGCAGTGGCGGCGCGCTGTACCTGCGCCCGTACGTGATCGGCGTGGGGGACAACATCGGCGTGCGCAGCGCCCCGGAATTTCTGTTCGGCGTGTTCTGCATTCCCGTCGGCGCGTACTTCAAGGGTGGCCTGACCCCGCACAACTTCATGACCAGCGAGTACGACCGCGCCGCGCCGCACGGCACGGGCGCCGCGAAGGTCGGCGGGAACTATGCCGCGAGCCTCATGCCCGGCGCGCAGGCCAAGGACCGCCACTTTGCGGACGCGATCTACCTTGATCCGGCGACCCACACGAAGATCGAGGAGGTCGGCGCGGCGAACTTCTTCGCCATCACGAAGGATGGGCAGACATTCATCACGCCCAAGTCGCCCAGCATCCTGCCCAGCATCACGAAGTACAGCCTGCTGTGGCTGGCCGAGCACCGCCTGGGCCTGAACGTCGTCGAGGGGGACGTGTACATCGACCGCCTGGATGAGTACGCCGAGGCGGGCGCGTGCGGCACGGCTGCCGTCATCACGCCCATCGGTGGCATCCAGCACGGCGACACCTTCCACGTGTTCCACAGCGAAACCGAGGTTGGGCCCATCACGCGCCGCCTGTACGACGAACTGGTCGGCATCCAGTCCGGCGACCGCGAGGCGCCCGAGGGCTGGATCGTCAAAGTTTGA
- a CDS encoding 1,4-alpha-glucan branching enzyme, producing MSEALPLDHGHLQKLVTADLVRPDHLLGAHVVTENGVEGVRFGVWAPNAHHVSVVGDFNGFNGFDNPMQRLDFGFWGAFVPSARHGQRYKFRVTGPDGRTEDKMDPYSTFFEVRPATASIVWEQPFDWSDTGWMEHRSAGFDRPVSIYEVHLPSWARREDGWFLNYRDLAHRLGEYVQFMGYTHVELLGVMEHPFDGSWGYQVTGYYAPTSRMGSPEDFKYLVNHLHGLGIGVLLDWVPGHFPTDSAGLAHFDGTPLFEYADPRKGFHQDWNTYIFDYGRNEVVMFLVGSALKWLQDFHVDGLRVDAVASMLYLDFSRTEWIPNVHGGRENLEAIAFLKRLNEVVHHMAPGCMIIAEESTSFPGVTTPSPFGLGFDYKWAMGWMNDNLGYFEQDPLWRKHHHHALTFFNVYRTSENYVLAISHDEVVHLKKSMVMKMPGDWYQQRAGYRAFLALMWATPGKKLLFMGQEFAQPTEWNHDVGLPWHLADHPDHRGVLNLVRRLNGLYRTRPDWHVADTREEGLLWVNADDVDNSVYAFLRRDPVGGSWSVIVANLTPVYRDVYPVGVPQGGAYRVLLSTDDGEFGGFGTQQPDLTAREEGWHGQTHHLRVNLAPNSVLVLTPTEATVVSDVR from the coding sequence ATGAGTGAAGCGCTTCCGCTGGATCACGGTCACCTGCAGAAACTGGTCACGGCGGACCTGGTGCGTCCCGATCACCTGCTCGGCGCCCACGTCGTTACAGAGAACGGCGTGGAGGGCGTCCGCTTTGGCGTGTGGGCGCCCAACGCGCATCACGTGAGTGTCGTGGGGGACTTCAACGGCTTCAACGGCTTCGACAACCCCATGCAGCGCCTTGACTTCGGGTTCTGGGGCGCGTTTGTGCCCTCGGCCCGGCACGGGCAGCGGTACAAGTTCCGCGTGACCGGCCCGGACGGCCGCACCGAGGACAAGATGGACCCGTACAGTACGTTCTTCGAGGTGCGGCCCGCGACCGCCAGTATTGTCTGGGAGCAGCCATTCGACTGGTCCGACACCGGCTGGATGGAGCACCGCAGCGCGGGCTTCGACCGCCCGGTCAGCATCTATGAGGTACACTTGCCGTCCTGGGCGCGCCGGGAGGACGGGTGGTTCCTGAACTACCGCGACCTCGCGCACCGCCTGGGTGAGTACGTGCAGTTCATGGGGTACACGCACGTGGAACTCCTGGGCGTCATGGAACACCCCTTCGACGGTTCGTGGGGGTATCAGGTGACCGGGTACTACGCGCCCACGAGCCGCATGGGCAGCCCGGAGGATTTCAAGTACCTCGTGAATCACCTGCATGGCCTGGGCATCGGCGTGCTCCTGGACTGGGTGCCCGGGCACTTCCCGACCGACAGCGCGGGCCTAGCGCACTTTGACGGCACGCCCCTGTTCGAGTACGCCGACCCCCGCAAGGGCTTCCATCAGGACTGGAACACGTACATCTTCGACTACGGCCGCAACGAGGTCGTGATGTTCCTGGTCGGCTCGGCCCTGAAATGGCTCCAGGACTTCCACGTGGACGGCCTGCGCGTGGATGCGGTGGCCAGCATGCTGTACCTGGACTTCTCCCGCACCGAGTGGATCCCGAACGTGCACGGCGGCCGCGAGAATCTCGAAGCGATCGCGTTCCTCAAGCGCCTGAATGAGGTCGTGCATCACATGGCGCCGGGCTGCATGATCATCGCGGAGGAGAGCACTTCGTTCCCCGGCGTGACCACCCCGAGCCCCTTTGGCCTGGGCTTCGACTACAAGTGGGCGATGGGCTGGATGAACGACAACCTCGGGTACTTCGAGCAGGACCCGCTGTGGCGCAAGCACCACCACCACGCGCTGACGTTCTTCAACGTGTACCGCACCAGCGAGAACTACGTGCTGGCCATCAGTCACGACGAGGTCGTGCACCTGAAAAAGAGCATGGTCATGAAGATGCCCGGCGACTGGTACCAGCAGCGCGCCGGGTACCGCGCGTTCCTGGCCCTTATGTGGGCCACGCCCGGCAAGAAACTGCTGTTCATGGGTCAGGAGTTCGCGCAGCCCACCGAATGGAACCATGACGTGGGCCTGCCCTGGCACCTCGCGGATCACCCGGACCACCGGGGCGTGCTGAACCTCGTGCGGCGCCTGAACGGCCTGTATCGCACCCGCCCGGACTGGCACGTGGCCGACACCCGCGAGGAGGGGCTGCTGTGGGTGAACGCGGACGACGTGGACAACAGTGTGTACGCCTTCTTGCGCCGCGACCCGGTCGGCGGCTCCTGGAGCGTGATCGTCGCGAACCTGACGCCCGTGTACCGCGACGTGTATCCGGTCGGCGTGCCGCAGGGCGGCGCGTACCGCGTGCTGCTGTCCACGGATGACGGCGAGTTCGGCGGATTCGGCACGCAGCAGCCCGACCTGACTGCCCGCGAGGAAGGCTGGCACGGGCAGACGCATCACTTGCGCGTGAACCTCGCGCCGAACAGCGTGCTGGTCCTGACCCCCACGGAGGCTACGGTCGTCAGTGACGTCCGCTGA
- a CDS encoding copper chaperone PCu(A)C, which translates to MTSTRRAGPARPLLIAALLILAAALAAALLRPRTDTATQTPAQVSQASGSLPATVTDARVVAVPPGIRETSVFATLRSTGNADVRITGVSSPAAEHAMLMVTRTQDNMTGMSMTDTLTLPAGGTLTLSDTGDHLMLMDLKEPLQPGQTIPINLTDAQGRTLTIQAPVMKP; encoded by the coding sequence ATGACCTCAACCCGCCGCGCCGGACCCGCCCGGCCCCTCCTGATCGCCGCGCTGCTGATCCTCGCCGCCGCGCTGGCCGCCGCCCTGCTGCGCCCCCGGACCGACACCGCGACCCAGACCCCCGCCCAGGTCAGTCAGGCCAGCGGCAGTCTGCCCGCCACCGTCACGGACGCCCGCGTGGTCGCCGTGCCCCCCGGCATCCGCGAGACCAGCGTATTCGCCACCCTCCGGAGCACCGGGAACGCGGACGTCCGCATCACGGGCGTGAGCAGCCCCGCCGCCGAGCACGCCATGCTGATGGTCACCCGCACCCAGGACAACATGACCGGCATGAGCATGACCGACACCCTCACCCTCCCGGCGGGCGGCACGCTGACCCTCAGCGACACCGGCGACCACCTCATGCTCATGGACCTGAAAGAACCCCTCCAGCCCGGGCAGACCATCCCCATCAACCTGACCGACGCCCAGGGTCGCACCCTGACCATCCAGGCCCCCGTGATGAAACCATGA
- a CDS encoding VOC family protein codes for MAVAGSGARLDHLVVAARSLAEGRDWLEGRLRVPLQPGGEHELFGTHNLLLSLGPDAYLEVIAVNPAAPPPARARWFALDTPGMQERLSHGPALVHWVAQVPQVPGRPDALPLSRGENRWVLTVPADGGLPGGGAMPSLIHWLTPPPPTRLPDVGVRLSGLRLGSPEPDGLRAALDALRFQGEVEVVEAPQVELRATLDTPHGPVEL; via the coding sequence ATGGCCGTGGCGGGCAGCGGGGCGCGTCTGGATCATCTGGTGGTGGCGGCCCGTTCGCTGGCGGAGGGGCGGGACTGGCTGGAGGGTCGCCTGCGCGTGCCGCTCCAGCCGGGCGGGGAGCACGAGCTGTTCGGCACGCACAACCTGCTGCTGTCGCTGGGGCCGGACGCGTACCTGGAGGTGATCGCCGTGAACCCGGCCGCGCCGCCGCCCGCGCGGGCCCGCTGGTTCGCGCTGGACACGCCGGGGATGCAGGAGCGGCTGTCGCACGGTCCGGCTCTGGTGCACTGGGTGGCGCAAGTGCCGCAGGTGCCGGGCAGGCCGGACGCGCTGCCGCTGTCGCGCGGGGAGAACCGCTGGGTGCTGACCGTCCCGGCAGACGGGGGCCTGCCCGGCGGTGGGGCCATGCCGTCCCTGATTCACTGGTTGACGCCGCCGCCGCCCACGCGCCTGCCGGACGTGGGTGTGCGCCTGTCGGGCCTGCGGCTGGGTTCGCCCGAACCGGACGGGCTGCGCGCGGCGCTGGACGCCCTGCGTTTCCAGGGTGAGGTGGAGGTCGTGGAGGCCCCGCAGGTCGAGCTGCGCGCCACGCTGGACACGCCGCACGGGCCGGTGGAGTTGTAG
- a CDS encoding SCO family protein, with protein sequence MMTTEPAPGPDLTTSAPPARPWYVSAILAVAAVTLLLLGAWAAARLRSPYPFFGTAYPQGTAATGFTGTVSDTPTAPPHAFTFTPGQGQVTAVFFGFTHCASICPLTLSYLNKVRDALPDDQKARFRILLISVDPARDTPGRLNEYASYFGKEGVGVHIPEPQLATVAQAYGVGYQKADIKGADYQMNHTTATYLIDAQGNLRVLWDYTQLPQVARVQADLQHVMETQ encoded by the coding sequence ATGATGACCACCGAACCCGCCCCCGGCCCGGACCTCACGACCAGCGCGCCCCCCGCGCGGCCCTGGTACGTGTCCGCCATCCTGGCCGTCGCCGCCGTGACCCTGCTCCTGCTGGGCGCCTGGGCCGCCGCCCGACTGCGCAGCCCCTACCCCTTCTTCGGGACCGCGTACCCGCAGGGCACCGCCGCGACGGGCTTCACCGGCACCGTCAGCGACACCCCCACCGCCCCGCCCCACGCCTTCACGTTCACGCCCGGGCAGGGACAGGTCACCGCCGTATTCTTCGGGTTCACACACTGCGCCAGCATCTGCCCCCTGACCCTCTCGTACCTGAACAAGGTCCGCGACGCCCTCCCCGACGACCAGAAGGCGCGCTTCCGCATCCTGCTCATCAGCGTCGACCCCGCCCGCGACACCCCGGGGCGCCTCAACGAGTACGCCTCCTACTTCGGCAAGGAAGGCGTCGGCGTGCACATCCCCGAACCACAACTGGCGACAGTCGCCCAGGCGTACGGCGTCGGCTACCAGAAGGCCGACATCAAGGGCGCCGACTACCAGATGAACCACACCACCGCCACCTACCTCATCGACGCCCAGGGCAACCTACGCGTCCTGTGGGACTACACCCAGCTCCCCCAGGTCGCCCGCGTCCAGGCGGACCTGCAACACGTCATGGAGACCCAATGA
- the trpS gene encoding tryptophan--tRNA ligase, with the protein MPRVFSGIQPTGEPHIGNYFGAMRNYVRLGEEFGKNSIYCVVDLHAITNPAASDPKLLAQRTFEMAVANFAVGLDPSKVTFFVQSHVPEHQELSWIFTTLTPVGELERMTQYKDKSAQLESVPAGLLMYPALMAADILLYKADTVPVGEDQTQHIELTREIARKFNHAFGETFPEPRAVYNKDALRIPGVDGNGKMGKSKGETSTIGILEPLDSIWQKLRVAPTDPARVRRTDPGDPEKCLIFDYHKLFSDLDTIQTVDAGCRTAGIGCIDCKKQLMTGITAHLTPIQERAETLKADPDFVRDALAQGAREARAIAQPIMAEVREKVGFLTL; encoded by the coding sequence ATGCCGCGCGTCTTTTCAGGGATTCAGCCCACAGGTGAACCGCACATCGGGAACTACTTCGGGGCCATGCGCAACTACGTGCGGCTGGGCGAGGAGTTCGGGAAGAACTCCATCTACTGCGTGGTGGATCTGCACGCCATCACCAACCCTGCCGCGTCCGACCCGAAACTGCTCGCGCAGCGGACCTTCGAGATGGCCGTCGCGAACTTCGCGGTGGGCCTGGACCCCAGCAAGGTCACGTTCTTCGTGCAGTCGCACGTGCCCGAGCATCAGGAACTGTCGTGGATCTTCACGACCCTCACGCCGGTCGGCGAGCTGGAACGCATGACGCAGTACAAGGACAAGTCCGCGCAGCTGGAGAGCGTCCCGGCGGGCCTGCTGATGTACCCGGCCCTGATGGCCGCCGACATCCTGCTGTACAAGGCCGACACCGTGCCCGTCGGTGAGGACCAGACGCAGCACATCGAACTGACGCGCGAGATCGCCCGGAAGTTCAACCACGCGTTCGGCGAGACGTTCCCTGAACCCAGGGCCGTGTACAACAAGGACGCGCTGCGGATTCCCGGCGTGGACGGCAACGGCAAGATGGGCAAGAGCAAGGGCGAGACGAGCACCATCGGCATCCTGGAACCGCTGGATTCCATCTGGCAGAAGCTGCGCGTGGCGCCCACCGACCCGGCTCGCGTGCGCCGCACCGACCCCGGCGACCCCGAGAAGTGCCTGATCTTCGACTACCACAAGCTGTTCAGCGACCTGGACACCATCCAGACGGTGGACGCCGGGTGCCGCACCGCCGGGATCGGCTGCATCGACTGCAAGAAACAGCTCATGACCGGCATCACCGCGCACCTGACGCCCATCCAAGAAAGGGCCGAGACGCTGAAGGCCGACCCGGACTTCGTGCGCGACGCCCTGGCTCAGGGGGCGCGCGAGGCCCGCGCGATCGCGCAGCCGATCATGGCGGAAGTGCGCGAGAAAGTCGGCTTCCTGACCCTGTAA
- a CDS encoding segregation and condensation protein A, whose product MTAAPALPTPTPPPPAGVGFSVALPAFSGTLAELASALRTGRVQPGEVPLLTLTRDVLAWAQAVTGGPLNDAHPDLLPTLAAVIALKARLLLPQPEPDEPKAGGDWFEPLDDVLDGVEALAELDALVGFLAARRREREGLIPARAVPVTLPRRERPRNPQGSLAKLVQAAQNAVRQVEVPLLARDRLSLADALGALRAFGRRLRTFTFRGIPTQDWGEQTTYFAALLEGVKEGNFSVEQTDTYGDIQVQSHLAQD is encoded by the coding sequence GTGACTGCCGCGCCCGCGCTGCCCACTCCCACCCCGCCGCCCCCGGCCGGGGTGGGCTTCAGCGTGGCGCTGCCCGCGTTCAGCGGCACCCTGGCGGAACTGGCCTCCGCGCTGCGCACCGGACGCGTCCAGCCGGGCGAGGTGCCCCTGCTGACCCTCACGCGGGACGTGCTGGCATGGGCGCAGGCAGTCACGGGCGGCCCGCTGAATGACGCGCACCCAGACCTGCTGCCCACCCTGGCGGCGGTCATCGCCCTGAAGGCCCGATTGCTGCTGCCGCAACCCGAACCCGACGAACCGAAGGCGGGCGGCGACTGGTTTGAGCCGCTGGACGACGTTCTGGACGGCGTGGAGGCGCTGGCGGAACTGGATGCGCTCGTGGGTTTCCTGGCCGCGCGCCGCCGCGAACGCGAGGGCCTGATCCCCGCCCGCGCCGTGCCCGTGACCCTCCCGCGCCGTGAACGGCCCCGCAACCCGCAGGGCAGCCTCGCGAAACTCGTGCAGGCGGCGCAGAACGCCGTGCGGCAGGTCGAGGTGCCCCTGCTGGCCCGCGACCGCCTCTCGCTGGCCGATGCACTGGGCGCGCTCCGCGCCTTCGGCCGCCGCCTGCGGACCTTCACCTTCCGGGGCATCCCCACGCAGGACTGGGGCGAGCAGACCACCTACTTCGCCGCGCTGCTCGAAGGCGTGAAGGAAGGGAACTTCAGCGTCGAGCAGACCGACACGTACGGCGACATTCAGGTGCAGTCCCACCTCGCGCAGGACTGA
- a CDS encoding LacI family DNA-binding transcriptional regulator, which yields MRKPTIQDVARHAGVGVGTVSRVLNNHVAVKGATRESVLKAIADLEYTPNPHARRIAGGRSYTISVLLPVLTTEFYVRLLDGLETAFQEARYDVAIFPLLDRSRLERYLGSHTLAYQADGLVMATYNLTQMFHERRLRTQQPTVLVDAFADNVDSSFMDNVAGGRMAGEYAAQFSGDLYAVWVETELDQLFTTRVFEDRRSGFMSALDTAGRTIRAEYTSSFDSLAARNTAATVLDQAQEAGLPCTVFASADMLAGALLDEVRLRGLKIGQDVRVIGFDDQPWAAERGLTTLHQPVESMGYEAAQLLLSRLNGYKGPARARRFEPRLIIRGSA from the coding sequence ATGCGCAAACCCACCATTCAGGATGTAGCCCGGCACGCCGGGGTCGGGGTCGGCACCGTCTCGCGGGTGCTGAACAATCACGTGGCCGTCAAGGGCGCCACGCGCGAGAGCGTCCTCAAGGCCATCGCGGACCTGGAGTACACCCCCAACCCGCACGCCCGGCGCATCGCGGGCGGCCGCAGCTACACCATCAGCGTCCTGCTGCCCGTCCTGACCACCGAATTCTACGTGCGCCTCCTCGACGGCCTGGAAACGGCGTTTCAGGAAGCGCGCTATGATGTGGCGATCTTCCCGCTGCTGGACCGCTCGCGCCTGGAACGCTACCTGGGCTCGCACACGCTGGCCTATCAGGCGGACGGGCTGGTCATGGCGACGTACAACCTCACGCAGATGTTCCACGAACGCCGCCTGCGCACCCAGCAGCCCACCGTGCTCGTGGACGCCTTCGCGGACAACGTGGATTCCTCGTTCATGGACAACGTCGCGGGCGGACGCATGGCAGGCGAGTACGCCGCGCAGTTCAGCGGCGACCTGTACGCCGTGTGGGTCGAGACCGAACTGGACCAGCTGTTCACCACCCGCGTGTTCGAAGACCGCCGCAGCGGCTTCATGAGCGCACTGGACACCGCCGGGCGCACCATCCGCGCCGAGTACACCAGTTCCTTCGATTCCCTCGCGGCGCGCAACACCGCCGCCACCGTCCTCGATCAGGCGCAGGAGGCCGGGCTGCCCTGCACGGTGTTCGCCTCGGCGGACATGCTCGCGGGCGCGCTGCTGGACGAGGTCCGCCTGCGCGGCCTGAAGATCGGGCAGGACGTGCGCGTGATCGGCTTCGACGACCAGCCCTGGGCGGCCGAGCGCGGCCTGACCACCCTGCATCAGCCGGTCGAGAGCATGGGCTACGAGGCCGCGCAGCTGCTGCTGTCGCGCCTGAACGGCTACAAGGGCCCGGCCCGCGCCCGCCGCTTCGAGCCGCGTCTGATCATCCGCGGCAGCGCGTGA
- a CDS encoding FAD:protein FMN transferase, producing MSDVILKVLGRALRGPHRLHATYERLLGTEVEVQVVARTAEQAHHAEQAALTEIERLTGVLNRFDPHSELRRWQARLGDTHVPLSLELLHVLRLADHWRTLSGGAFHPGADALGALWQQAQVLGAPPSAELLARGVSALRAAPWTLHADGSATLHAGGPLGLNALAKGYVVDRAALVASRCAGVRSVLINAGGDLRVIGAAQVNVLIADPFTARDDAPPAGRVRVKNQALATSGRAHRGFQVNGTHYSHVIDPRSGQPVQDVPGVTITAPECVTADALATILSVLGPQAGLTLMRTLPGCEALIITAAGQRHATPGWRGTDPQVPPAARGQRRALLTAR from the coding sequence ATGTCCGATGTGATCCTCAAAGTTCTGGGCCGCGCGTTGCGGGGACCGCACCGCCTGCACGCCACCTACGAACGCCTCCTGGGCACCGAGGTGGAGGTGCAGGTAGTCGCCCGCACCGCCGAACAGGCCCACCACGCCGAGCAGGCCGCCCTCACGGAGATCGAGCGGCTGACCGGCGTGCTCAACCGGTTCGATCCTCACAGCGAACTGCGCCGCTGGCAGGCGCGGCTGGGTGACACCCACGTGCCCCTGAGCCTGGAGCTGCTGCACGTCCTGCGCCTCGCGGATCATTGGCGGACCCTCAGTGGCGGCGCCTTCCACCCCGGTGCGGACGCCCTGGGGGCCCTGTGGCAGCAGGCGCAGGTCCTCGGCGCGCCCCCCTCTGCCGAACTGCTCGCGCGCGGCGTCAGTGCGCTACGCGCGGCCCCCTGGACGCTGCATGCCGATGGGAGCGCCACCCTGCACGCCGGCGGCCCGCTCGGCCTGAACGCTCTGGCCAAGGGGTACGTCGTGGACCGGGCGGCGCTGGTCGCGTCGCGCTGCGCGGGCGTGCGCAGCGTCCTGATCAACGCGGGCGGCGACCTGCGCGTCATCGGCGCGGCGCAGGTGAACGTCCTGATCGCCGACCCGTTCACCGCGCGTGATGACGCCCCGCCCGCCGGGCGGGTCCGCGTGAAGAATCAGGCGCTCGCCACCAGCGGCCGCGCGCACCGGGGCTTCCAGGTGAACGGCACGCACTACTCGCACGTGATCGACCCGCGCAGCGGTCAGCCCGTGCAGGACGTGCCGGGCGTGACCATCACGGCGCCTGAATGCGTCACCGCTGACGCCCTGGCGACCATCCTGAGCGTGCTGGGCCCCCAGGCCGGCCTGACGCTGATGAGGACCCTGCCCGGCTGCGAGGCGCTGATCATCACGGCTGCCGGGCAGCGGCACGCCACGCCCGGCTGGCGCGGCACAGACCCGCAGGTCCCGCCCGCCGCCCGGGGCCAGCGCCGGGCCCTGTTAACCGCCCGCTAA
- a CDS encoding NAD(P)/FAD-dependent oxidoreductase: MYDVVVVGAGLAGLTAARVLSRAGERVRVLEAAPEVGGRVRSRVVGGFVLDAGYQVLFPAYPAVRRHVNLGALDLLAIPPGAVVVRGAKRETLGSPFGDLAALPGTLAARSLGVADKARVAALALRLRAPAPFELLRGADESTATYLRRQGFSEGALDAFFRPFFGGIFLDRSLGTSARLFRYYFRMLMEGGAALPRVGMGALTEQLSQGLDVSLNVPVQRLSTHAGHVTVHAAAGELEARQVIVATDPGTAARLTGADVARGSVRSTYLYYASAEQIDRETRLLLNAEDGFINNAHWLGNAVPGRAPAGGHLLTVTVLGEPDLDDDALDARVRGELGRWYPPAQVQALRTLLVERIQHAQYPQPPEYAAVLPGHATPLPGVIIASEATAMSGIQGAMESGEKAAAIVLNDPVGMSRPRGA, encoded by the coding sequence ATGTATGACGTGGTGGTGGTGGGTGCGGGGTTGGCGGGCCTGACGGCGGCGCGGGTGCTGTCGCGGGCGGGGGAGAGGGTGCGGGTGCTGGAGGCCGCGCCGGAGGTCGGGGGGCGCGTGCGGTCGCGGGTGGTGGGTGGGTTCGTGCTGGACGCGGGGTATCAGGTGCTGTTCCCGGCGTACCCGGCGGTGCGGCGGCACGTGAACCTGGGGGCGCTGGATCTGTTGGCGATTCCGCCGGGTGCGGTGGTAGTGCGGGGTGCGAAGCGGGAGACGTTGGGGAGTCCGTTCGGGGACCTGGCGGCGCTGCCGGGGACGCTGGCGGCACGGTCACTGGGCGTGGCGGATAAGGCGCGCGTGGCGGCGCTGGCGCTGCGGTTGCGCGCACCCGCGCCGTTCGAGTTGCTGCGCGGTGCGGACGAGTCCACAGCAACCTACCTGCGGCGGCAGGGGTTCAGTGAAGGCGCGCTGGATGCGTTCTTTCGGCCGTTCTTCGGGGGGATCTTCCTAGACCGCAGCCTGGGCACGAGTGCGCGGCTGTTCCGGTACTACTTCCGGATGCTGATGGAGGGCGGCGCGGCGCTGCCCCGCGTGGGCATGGGGGCGCTGACGGAGCAGCTCTCACAGGGGCTGGATGTCAGTCTGAACGTCCCGGTGCAGCGGCTGAGCACGCACGCGGGGCACGTGACGGTGCATGCGGCGGCGGGGGAGCTGGAGGCGCGTCAGGTGATCGTGGCGACCGATCCGGGCACCGCGGCCCGCCTGACGGGTGCGGACGTGGCGCGCGGCAGTGTAAGAAGCACGTACCTGTACTACGCCAGCGCCGAGCAGATCGACCGGGAGACGCGCCTGCTGCTGAACGCCGAGGACGGCTTCATCAACAACGCCCACTGGCTCGGCAACGCCGTGCCGGGCCGCGCCCCGGCGGGCGGGCACCTGCTGACCGTGACGGTCCTGGGTGAGCCGGACCTGGACGACGACGCGCTGGACGCCCGCGTGCGCGGTGAACTGGGTCGCTGGTACCCGCCGGCGCAGGTGCAGGCGCTGCGCACCCTGCTCGTGGAACGCATCCAGCACGCACAGTACCCGCAGCCACCCGAGTACGCCGCCGTGCTGCCCGGCCACGCGACGCCCCTGCCGGGCGTGATCATCGCCAGCGAGGCCACCGCCATGAGCGGCATCCAGGGCGCGATGGAAAGCGGCGAGAAGGCCGCCGCGATCGTCCTGAACGACCCGGTCGGCATGAGCCGACCACGGGGAGCGTGA